In one Myripristis murdjan chromosome 5, fMyrMur1.1, whole genome shotgun sequence genomic region, the following are encoded:
- the tspan2a gene encoding tetraspanin-2a — translation MGKVQGGMKCVKYLLFVFNFIFWLSGSLVLAVGLWLRFDPDTVKLLGGDGAPETFFIAVYILIGAGGLMMLVGFFGCFGAVRESQCLLASFFACLLIIFGAEIAAGVFGFINKEQIVEEVQKFYSSSTAEGSSSNSTAIATIYHTVLNCCGGSTPNPALCPELPEETKDCLTAITDFFNEKLHIIGYVGIGIAGVMIIGMIFSMVLCCAIRNSREVI, via the exons ATGGGCAAGGTGCAGGGTGGGATGAAATGCGTGAAATATCTGTTATTCGTCTTCAACTTCATATTCTGG CTGTCGGGTTCCTTGGTGCTGGCAGTGGGACTGTGGCTGAGGTTTGACCCAGACACAGTCAAGCTCCTGGGGGGTGACGGCGCCCCTGAGACCTTCTTCATAG CTGTGTACATCCTTATTGGTGCAGGAGGGCTCATGATGCTGGTGGGGTTCTTTGGTTGCTTTGGGGCAGTGCGCGAGTCTCAGTGTCTTCTTGCATCG TTCTTTGCTTGCCTTCTGATAATCTTCGGTGCAGAAATTGCAGCTGGTGTGTTTGGATTCATAAACAAGGAACAg ATTGTTGAGGAAGTCCAGAAGTTTTATAGTAGCTCCACTGCTGAAGGCTCCAGTTCCAACAGCACCGCAATAGCGACCATTTACCATACTGTT CTGAACTGCTGTGGAGGATCCACACCAAACCCTGCTCTGTGCCCTGAGCTTCCTGAGGAGACCAAG GACTGCCTGACTGCAATAACAGACTTTTTCAATGAAAAGCTGCATATCATCGGATATGTTGGGATTGGGATTGCAGGGGTAATG ATCATTGGAATGATCTTCAGTATGGTCCTGTGTTGTGCAATCAGGAACAGCAGGGAGGTCATATAG